A window of the Hypomesus transpacificus isolate Combined female chromosome 10, fHypTra1, whole genome shotgun sequence genome harbors these coding sequences:
- the LOC124472505 gene encoding abl interactor 1-like isoform X2, with translation MAELQMLLEEEIPAGKRALVESYQNLSRVAEYCENNYVQAQDKRKALEETKAYTTQSLASVAYQINALANNVLQLLDIQASQLRRMESSINHISQTVDIHKEKVARREIGILTTNKNTSRTHKIIAPGNMERPVRYIRKPIDYTLLDDVGHGVKWLKAKQGNSQAGRGAGTLSRTSPPTQKPPSPPLAGRGTLGRNTPYKTLEPVKPPVVPNDYMTSPARLGSQHSPARTASLNQRPRTHSGSSGGSGGRENSGGSNNVGVPLAVPTPSPPSLGAAVTAGVPQGPGLGPVPMSQFGTISRQVSRHNSTTSSASMVSATGTYRRAPSGSAHFSVSQQPPHLNGGPAYPQNTVAIAPPPPMVQLTPQIPLTGFAARVQETITDSPGPPPPPPPEDVALFEEPSPPPPPPPVDYEEDEAPVLHYNDPYAEEDEASVVNYNDPYADTHPQWAPKTYVEKVVAIYDYSKDKEDELSFMEGAIIYIIKKNDDGWYEGVSHGVTGLFPGNYVESIMHYAD, from the exons ATGGCAGAGCTACAAATGCTACTAGAGGAAGAAATTCCGGCCGGCAAACGAGCGCTCGTGGAAAGCTATCAAAATCTGTCGAGGGTCGCGGAGTACTGCGAAAACAACTATGTACAG gctcAGGACAAGAGGAAGGCCCTGGAGGAGACCAAGGCGTATACCACCCAGTCCCTGGCCAGCGTGGCCTACCAGATCAACGCCCTGGCCAACAACGTGCTGCAGCTGCTGGACATCCAGGCCTCGCAGCTCCGACGCATGGAGTCCTCCATCAACCACAtctcccag accGTGGACATCCACAAGGAGAAAGTTGCTAGGCGGGAGATTGGCATCCTGACCACCAACAAGAACacgtcacgcacacacaagatCATCGCCCCCGGCAACATGGAGCGTCCTGTGCGATACATCAGGAAGCCCATCGACTACACACTGCTGGACGACGTGGGGCACGGTGTCAAA TGGCTTAAAGCCAAG cagggAAACAGCCAGGCAGGCCGGGGGGCAGGGACCCTGTCCAGAAccagcccccccacacagaagccccccagccccccgctGGCAGGACGGGGCACCCTGGg acGTAACACCCCCTACAAGACCCTGGAGCCGGTGAAGCCTCCTGTGGTTCCTAACGACTACATGACCAGCCCTGCTCGTCTGGGCAGCCAGCACAGCCCTGCCCGCACTGCCTCCCTCAACCAGagaccacgcacacacag tggcAGCAGTGGGGGTAGTGGCGGCAGGGAGAACAGCGGAGGCAGCAACAACGTGGGTGTTCCTCTGGCtgttcccaccccctcccctcccagcctggGAGCAG cagtGACGGCAGGTGTTCCCCAGGGTCCTGGTCTCGGTCCTGTCCCCATGTCCCAGTTCGGCACCATCTCCCGTCAAGTCTCCCGCCACAACTCCACCACAAGCTCCGCCTCCATGGTTAGCGCCACGGGAACCTACCGCCGGGCGCCCTCCGGCTCCGCCCACTTCTCCGTCTCCCAGCAACCACCGCATCTCAACGGAGGCCCCGCCTACCCCCAGAACACAG tggctatagctcctcctcctcctatggTCCAGCTGACTCCACAGATCCCCCTGACTGGCTTTGCAGCCAGAGTCCAGGAGACCA taacAGACAGCCCgggccctcctcccccgccccccccggaGGACGTGGCCCTGTTTGAGGAGCCCTCgccgcccccccctccaccccccgtgGACTATGAGGAGGACGAGGCTCCTGTGTTGCACTACAACGACCCCTACGCCGAGGAAGACGAGGCGTCTGTGGTGAACTACAACGACCCCTACGCAGACACCCACCCCCAGTGGGCGCCCAAGACCTACGTAGAGAAGG TGGTGGCCATCTACGACTACTCCAAGGACAAGGAGGATGAGCTGTCCTTCATGGAGGGTGCCATCATCTACATCATCAAGAAGAATGATGACGGCTGGTACGAGGGCGTGTCCCACGGCGTGACGGGCCTCTTCCCCGGGAACTACGTCGAGTCCATCATGCACTACGCCGACTAG
- the LOC124472505 gene encoding abl interactor 1-like isoform X3 — protein sequence MAELQMLLEEEIPAGKRALVESYQNLSRVAEYCENNYVQAQDKRKALEETKAYTTQSLASVAYQINALANNVLQLLDIQASQLRRMESSINHISQTVDIHKEKVARREIGILTTNKNTSRTHKIIAPGNMERPVRYIRKPIDYTLLDDVGHGVKWLKAKQQGNSQAGRGAGTLSRTSPPTQKPPSPPLAGRGTLGRNTPYKTLEPVKPPVVPNDYMTSPARLGSQHSPARTASLNQRPRTHSGSSGGSGGRENSGGSNNVGVPLAVPTPSPPSLGAVTAGVPQGPGLGPVPMSQFGTISRQVSRHNSTTSSASMVSATGTYRRAPSGSAHFSVSQQPPHLNGGPAYPQNTVAIAPPPPMVQLTPQIPLTGFAARVQETITDSPGPPPPPPPEDVALFEEPSPPPPPPPVDYEEDEAPVLHYNDPYAEEDEASVVNYNDPYADTHPQWAPKTYVEKVVAIYDYSKDKEDELSFMEGAIIYIIKKNDDGWYEGVSHGVTGLFPGNYVESIMHYAD from the exons ATGGCAGAGCTACAAATGCTACTAGAGGAAGAAATTCCGGCCGGCAAACGAGCGCTCGTGGAAAGCTATCAAAATCTGTCGAGGGTCGCGGAGTACTGCGAAAACAACTATGTACAG gctcAGGACAAGAGGAAGGCCCTGGAGGAGACCAAGGCGTATACCACCCAGTCCCTGGCCAGCGTGGCCTACCAGATCAACGCCCTGGCCAACAACGTGCTGCAGCTGCTGGACATCCAGGCCTCGCAGCTCCGACGCATGGAGTCCTCCATCAACCACAtctcccag accGTGGACATCCACAAGGAGAAAGTTGCTAGGCGGGAGATTGGCATCCTGACCACCAACAAGAACacgtcacgcacacacaagatCATCGCCCCCGGCAACATGGAGCGTCCTGTGCGATACATCAGGAAGCCCATCGACTACACACTGCTGGACGACGTGGGGCACGGTGTCAAA TGGCTTAAAGCCAAG cagcagggAAACAGCCAGGCAGGCCGGGGGGCAGGGACCCTGTCCAGAAccagcccccccacacagaagccccccagccccccgctGGCAGGACGGGGCACCCTGGg acGTAACACCCCCTACAAGACCCTGGAGCCGGTGAAGCCTCCTGTGGTTCCTAACGACTACATGACCAGCCCTGCTCGTCTGGGCAGCCAGCACAGCCCTGCCCGCACTGCCTCCCTCAACCAGagaccacgcacacacag tggcAGCAGTGGGGGTAGTGGCGGCAGGGAGAACAGCGGAGGCAGCAACAACGTGGGTGTTCCTCTGGCtgttcccaccccctcccctcccagcctggGAGCAG tGACGGCAGGTGTTCCCCAGGGTCCTGGTCTCGGTCCTGTCCCCATGTCCCAGTTCGGCACCATCTCCCGTCAAGTCTCCCGCCACAACTCCACCACAAGCTCCGCCTCCATGGTTAGCGCCACGGGAACCTACCGCCGGGCGCCCTCCGGCTCCGCCCACTTCTCCGTCTCCCAGCAACCACCGCATCTCAACGGAGGCCCCGCCTACCCCCAGAACACAG tggctatagctcctcctcctcctatggTCCAGCTGACTCCACAGATCCCCCTGACTGGCTTTGCAGCCAGAGTCCAGGAGACCA taacAGACAGCCCgggccctcctcccccgccccccccggaGGACGTGGCCCTGTTTGAGGAGCCCTCgccgcccccccctccaccccccgtgGACTATGAGGAGGACGAGGCTCCTGTGTTGCACTACAACGACCCCTACGCCGAGGAAGACGAGGCGTCTGTGGTGAACTACAACGACCCCTACGCAGACACCCACCCCCAGTGGGCGCCCAAGACCTACGTAGAGAAGG TGGTGGCCATCTACGACTACTCCAAGGACAAGGAGGATGAGCTGTCCTTCATGGAGGGTGCCATCATCTACATCATCAAGAAGAATGATGACGGCTGGTACGAGGGCGTGTCCCACGGCGTGACGGGCCTCTTCCCCGGGAACTACGTCGAGTCCATCATGCACTACGCCGACTAG
- the LOC124472505 gene encoding abl interactor 1-like isoform X5, with protein MAELQMLLEEEIPAGKRALVESYQNLSRVAEYCENNYVQAQDKRKALEETKAYTTQSLASVAYQINALANNVLQLLDIQASQLRRMESSINHISQTVDIHKEKVARREIGILTTNKNTSRTHKIIAPGNMERPVRYIRKPIDYTLLDDVGHGVKQGNSQAGRGAGTLSRTSPPTQKPPSPPLAGRGTLGRNTPYKTLEPVKPPVVPNDYMTSPARLGSQHSPARTASLNQRPRTHSGSSGGSGGRENSGGSNNVGVPLAVPTPSPPSLGAAVTAGVPQGPGLGPVPMSQFGTISRQVSRHNSTTSSASMVSATGTYRRAPSGSAHFSVSQQPPHLNGGPAYPQNTVAIAPPPPMVQLTPQIPLTGFAARVQETITDSPGPPPPPPPEDVALFEEPSPPPPPPPVDYEEDEAPVLHYNDPYAEEDEASVVNYNDPYADTHPQWAPKTYVEKVVAIYDYSKDKEDELSFMEGAIIYIIKKNDDGWYEGVSHGVTGLFPGNYVESIMHYAD; from the exons ATGGCAGAGCTACAAATGCTACTAGAGGAAGAAATTCCGGCCGGCAAACGAGCGCTCGTGGAAAGCTATCAAAATCTGTCGAGGGTCGCGGAGTACTGCGAAAACAACTATGTACAG gctcAGGACAAGAGGAAGGCCCTGGAGGAGACCAAGGCGTATACCACCCAGTCCCTGGCCAGCGTGGCCTACCAGATCAACGCCCTGGCCAACAACGTGCTGCAGCTGCTGGACATCCAGGCCTCGCAGCTCCGACGCATGGAGTCCTCCATCAACCACAtctcccag accGTGGACATCCACAAGGAGAAAGTTGCTAGGCGGGAGATTGGCATCCTGACCACCAACAAGAACacgtcacgcacacacaagatCATCGCCCCCGGCAACATGGAGCGTCCTGTGCGATACATCAGGAAGCCCATCGACTACACACTGCTGGACGACGTGGGGCACGGTGTCAAA cagggAAACAGCCAGGCAGGCCGGGGGGCAGGGACCCTGTCCAGAAccagcccccccacacagaagccccccagccccccgctGGCAGGACGGGGCACCCTGGg acGTAACACCCCCTACAAGACCCTGGAGCCGGTGAAGCCTCCTGTGGTTCCTAACGACTACATGACCAGCCCTGCTCGTCTGGGCAGCCAGCACAGCCCTGCCCGCACTGCCTCCCTCAACCAGagaccacgcacacacag tggcAGCAGTGGGGGTAGTGGCGGCAGGGAGAACAGCGGAGGCAGCAACAACGTGGGTGTTCCTCTGGCtgttcccaccccctcccctcccagcctggGAGCAG cagtGACGGCAGGTGTTCCCCAGGGTCCTGGTCTCGGTCCTGTCCCCATGTCCCAGTTCGGCACCATCTCCCGTCAAGTCTCCCGCCACAACTCCACCACAAGCTCCGCCTCCATGGTTAGCGCCACGGGAACCTACCGCCGGGCGCCCTCCGGCTCCGCCCACTTCTCCGTCTCCCAGCAACCACCGCATCTCAACGGAGGCCCCGCCTACCCCCAGAACACAG tggctatagctcctcctcctcctatggTCCAGCTGACTCCACAGATCCCCCTGACTGGCTTTGCAGCCAGAGTCCAGGAGACCA taacAGACAGCCCgggccctcctcccccgccccccccggaGGACGTGGCCCTGTTTGAGGAGCCCTCgccgcccccccctccaccccccgtgGACTATGAGGAGGACGAGGCTCCTGTGTTGCACTACAACGACCCCTACGCCGAGGAAGACGAGGCGTCTGTGGTGAACTACAACGACCCCTACGCAGACACCCACCCCCAGTGGGCGCCCAAGACCTACGTAGAGAAGG TGGTGGCCATCTACGACTACTCCAAGGACAAGGAGGATGAGCTGTCCTTCATGGAGGGTGCCATCATCTACATCATCAAGAAGAATGATGACGGCTGGTACGAGGGCGTGTCCCACGGCGTGACGGGCCTCTTCCCCGGGAACTACGTCGAGTCCATCATGCACTACGCCGACTAG
- the LOC124472505 gene encoding abl interactor 1-like isoform X4, which produces MAELQMLLEEEIPAGKRALVESYQNLSRVAEYCENNYVQAQDKRKALEETKAYTTQSLASVAYQINALANNVLQLLDIQASQLRRMESSINHISQTVDIHKEKVARREIGILTTNKNTSRTHKIIAPGNMERPVRYIRKPIDYTLLDDVGHGVKQQGNSQAGRGAGTLSRTSPPTQKPPSPPLAGRGTLGRNTPYKTLEPVKPPVVPNDYMTSPARLGSQHSPARTASLNQRPRTHSGSSGGSGGRENSGGSNNVGVPLAVPTPSPPSLGAAVTAGVPQGPGLGPVPMSQFGTISRQVSRHNSTTSSASMVSATGTYRRAPSGSAHFSVSQQPPHLNGGPAYPQNTVAIAPPPPMVQLTPQIPLTGFAARVQETITDSPGPPPPPPPEDVALFEEPSPPPPPPPVDYEEDEAPVLHYNDPYAEEDEASVVNYNDPYADTHPQWAPKTYVEKVVAIYDYSKDKEDELSFMEGAIIYIIKKNDDGWYEGVSHGVTGLFPGNYVESIMHYAD; this is translated from the exons ATGGCAGAGCTACAAATGCTACTAGAGGAAGAAATTCCGGCCGGCAAACGAGCGCTCGTGGAAAGCTATCAAAATCTGTCGAGGGTCGCGGAGTACTGCGAAAACAACTATGTACAG gctcAGGACAAGAGGAAGGCCCTGGAGGAGACCAAGGCGTATACCACCCAGTCCCTGGCCAGCGTGGCCTACCAGATCAACGCCCTGGCCAACAACGTGCTGCAGCTGCTGGACATCCAGGCCTCGCAGCTCCGACGCATGGAGTCCTCCATCAACCACAtctcccag accGTGGACATCCACAAGGAGAAAGTTGCTAGGCGGGAGATTGGCATCCTGACCACCAACAAGAACacgtcacgcacacacaagatCATCGCCCCCGGCAACATGGAGCGTCCTGTGCGATACATCAGGAAGCCCATCGACTACACACTGCTGGACGACGTGGGGCACGGTGTCAAA cagcagggAAACAGCCAGGCAGGCCGGGGGGCAGGGACCCTGTCCAGAAccagcccccccacacagaagccccccagccccccgctGGCAGGACGGGGCACCCTGGg acGTAACACCCCCTACAAGACCCTGGAGCCGGTGAAGCCTCCTGTGGTTCCTAACGACTACATGACCAGCCCTGCTCGTCTGGGCAGCCAGCACAGCCCTGCCCGCACTGCCTCCCTCAACCAGagaccacgcacacacag tggcAGCAGTGGGGGTAGTGGCGGCAGGGAGAACAGCGGAGGCAGCAACAACGTGGGTGTTCCTCTGGCtgttcccaccccctcccctcccagcctggGAGCAG cagtGACGGCAGGTGTTCCCCAGGGTCCTGGTCTCGGTCCTGTCCCCATGTCCCAGTTCGGCACCATCTCCCGTCAAGTCTCCCGCCACAACTCCACCACAAGCTCCGCCTCCATGGTTAGCGCCACGGGAACCTACCGCCGGGCGCCCTCCGGCTCCGCCCACTTCTCCGTCTCCCAGCAACCACCGCATCTCAACGGAGGCCCCGCCTACCCCCAGAACACAG tggctatagctcctcctcctcctatggTCCAGCTGACTCCACAGATCCCCCTGACTGGCTTTGCAGCCAGAGTCCAGGAGACCA taacAGACAGCCCgggccctcctcccccgccccccccggaGGACGTGGCCCTGTTTGAGGAGCCCTCgccgcccccccctccaccccccgtgGACTATGAGGAGGACGAGGCTCCTGTGTTGCACTACAACGACCCCTACGCCGAGGAAGACGAGGCGTCTGTGGTGAACTACAACGACCCCTACGCAGACACCCACCCCCAGTGGGCGCCCAAGACCTACGTAGAGAAGG TGGTGGCCATCTACGACTACTCCAAGGACAAGGAGGATGAGCTGTCCTTCATGGAGGGTGCCATCATCTACATCATCAAGAAGAATGATGACGGCTGGTACGAGGGCGTGTCCCACGGCGTGACGGGCCTCTTCCCCGGGAACTACGTCGAGTCCATCATGCACTACGCCGACTAG
- the LOC124472505 gene encoding abl interactor 1-like isoform X1, translated as MAELQMLLEEEIPAGKRALVESYQNLSRVAEYCENNYVQAQDKRKALEETKAYTTQSLASVAYQINALANNVLQLLDIQASQLRRMESSINHISQTVDIHKEKVARREIGILTTNKNTSRTHKIIAPGNMERPVRYIRKPIDYTLLDDVGHGVKWLKAKQQGNSQAGRGAGTLSRTSPPTQKPPSPPLAGRGTLGRNTPYKTLEPVKPPVVPNDYMTSPARLGSQHSPARTASLNQRPRTHSGSSGGSGGRENSGGSNNVGVPLAVPTPSPPSLGAAVTAGVPQGPGLGPVPMSQFGTISRQVSRHNSTTSSASMVSATGTYRRAPSGSAHFSVSQQPPHLNGGPAYPQNTVAIAPPPPMVQLTPQIPLTGFAARVQETITDSPGPPPPPPPEDVALFEEPSPPPPPPPVDYEEDEAPVLHYNDPYAEEDEASVVNYNDPYADTHPQWAPKTYVEKVVAIYDYSKDKEDELSFMEGAIIYIIKKNDDGWYEGVSHGVTGLFPGNYVESIMHYAD; from the exons ATGGCAGAGCTACAAATGCTACTAGAGGAAGAAATTCCGGCCGGCAAACGAGCGCTCGTGGAAAGCTATCAAAATCTGTCGAGGGTCGCGGAGTACTGCGAAAACAACTATGTACAG gctcAGGACAAGAGGAAGGCCCTGGAGGAGACCAAGGCGTATACCACCCAGTCCCTGGCCAGCGTGGCCTACCAGATCAACGCCCTGGCCAACAACGTGCTGCAGCTGCTGGACATCCAGGCCTCGCAGCTCCGACGCATGGAGTCCTCCATCAACCACAtctcccag accGTGGACATCCACAAGGAGAAAGTTGCTAGGCGGGAGATTGGCATCCTGACCACCAACAAGAACacgtcacgcacacacaagatCATCGCCCCCGGCAACATGGAGCGTCCTGTGCGATACATCAGGAAGCCCATCGACTACACACTGCTGGACGACGTGGGGCACGGTGTCAAA TGGCTTAAAGCCAAG cagcagggAAACAGCCAGGCAGGCCGGGGGGCAGGGACCCTGTCCAGAAccagcccccccacacagaagccccccagccccccgctGGCAGGACGGGGCACCCTGGg acGTAACACCCCCTACAAGACCCTGGAGCCGGTGAAGCCTCCTGTGGTTCCTAACGACTACATGACCAGCCCTGCTCGTCTGGGCAGCCAGCACAGCCCTGCCCGCACTGCCTCCCTCAACCAGagaccacgcacacacag tggcAGCAGTGGGGGTAGTGGCGGCAGGGAGAACAGCGGAGGCAGCAACAACGTGGGTGTTCCTCTGGCtgttcccaccccctcccctcccagcctggGAGCAG cagtGACGGCAGGTGTTCCCCAGGGTCCTGGTCTCGGTCCTGTCCCCATGTCCCAGTTCGGCACCATCTCCCGTCAAGTCTCCCGCCACAACTCCACCACAAGCTCCGCCTCCATGGTTAGCGCCACGGGAACCTACCGCCGGGCGCCCTCCGGCTCCGCCCACTTCTCCGTCTCCCAGCAACCACCGCATCTCAACGGAGGCCCCGCCTACCCCCAGAACACAG tggctatagctcctcctcctcctatggTCCAGCTGACTCCACAGATCCCCCTGACTGGCTTTGCAGCCAGAGTCCAGGAGACCA taacAGACAGCCCgggccctcctcccccgccccccccggaGGACGTGGCCCTGTTTGAGGAGCCCTCgccgcccccccctccaccccccgtgGACTATGAGGAGGACGAGGCTCCTGTGTTGCACTACAACGACCCCTACGCCGAGGAAGACGAGGCGTCTGTGGTGAACTACAACGACCCCTACGCAGACACCCACCCCCAGTGGGCGCCCAAGACCTACGTAGAGAAGG TGGTGGCCATCTACGACTACTCCAAGGACAAGGAGGATGAGCTGTCCTTCATGGAGGGTGCCATCATCTACATCATCAAGAAGAATGATGACGGCTGGTACGAGGGCGTGTCCCACGGCGTGACGGGCCTCTTCCCCGGGAACTACGTCGAGTCCATCATGCACTACGCCGACTAG
- the LOC124472505 gene encoding abl interactor 1-like isoform X7 codes for MAELQMLLEEEIPAGKRALVESYQNLSRVAEYCENNYVQAQDKRKALEETKAYTTQSLASVAYQINALANNVLQLLDIQASQLRRMESSINHISQTVDIHKEKVARREIGILTTNKNTSRTHKIIAPGNMERPVRYIRKPIDYTLLDDVGHGVKWLKAKQGNSQAGRGAGTLSRTSPPTQKPPSPPLAGRGTLGRNTPYKTLEPVKPPVVPNDYMTSPARLGSQHSPARTASLNQRPRTHSGSSGGSGGRENSGGSNNVGVPLAVPTPSPPSLGAAVTAGVPQGPGLGPVPMSQFGTISRQVSRHNSTTSSASMVSATGTYRRAPSGSAHFSVSQQPPHLNGGPAYPQNTVTDSPGPPPPPPPEDVALFEEPSPPPPPPPVDYEEDEAPVLHYNDPYAEEDEASVVNYNDPYADTHPQWAPKTYVEKVVAIYDYSKDKEDELSFMEGAIIYIIKKNDDGWYEGVSHGVTGLFPGNYVESIMHYAD; via the exons ATGGCAGAGCTACAAATGCTACTAGAGGAAGAAATTCCGGCCGGCAAACGAGCGCTCGTGGAAAGCTATCAAAATCTGTCGAGGGTCGCGGAGTACTGCGAAAACAACTATGTACAG gctcAGGACAAGAGGAAGGCCCTGGAGGAGACCAAGGCGTATACCACCCAGTCCCTGGCCAGCGTGGCCTACCAGATCAACGCCCTGGCCAACAACGTGCTGCAGCTGCTGGACATCCAGGCCTCGCAGCTCCGACGCATGGAGTCCTCCATCAACCACAtctcccag accGTGGACATCCACAAGGAGAAAGTTGCTAGGCGGGAGATTGGCATCCTGACCACCAACAAGAACacgtcacgcacacacaagatCATCGCCCCCGGCAACATGGAGCGTCCTGTGCGATACATCAGGAAGCCCATCGACTACACACTGCTGGACGACGTGGGGCACGGTGTCAAA TGGCTTAAAGCCAAG cagggAAACAGCCAGGCAGGCCGGGGGGCAGGGACCCTGTCCAGAAccagcccccccacacagaagccccccagccccccgctGGCAGGACGGGGCACCCTGGg acGTAACACCCCCTACAAGACCCTGGAGCCGGTGAAGCCTCCTGTGGTTCCTAACGACTACATGACCAGCCCTGCTCGTCTGGGCAGCCAGCACAGCCCTGCCCGCACTGCCTCCCTCAACCAGagaccacgcacacacag tggcAGCAGTGGGGGTAGTGGCGGCAGGGAGAACAGCGGAGGCAGCAACAACGTGGGTGTTCCTCTGGCtgttcccaccccctcccctcccagcctggGAGCAG cagtGACGGCAGGTGTTCCCCAGGGTCCTGGTCTCGGTCCTGTCCCCATGTCCCAGTTCGGCACCATCTCCCGTCAAGTCTCCCGCCACAACTCCACCACAAGCTCCGCCTCCATGGTTAGCGCCACGGGAACCTACCGCCGGGCGCCCTCCGGCTCCGCCCACTTCTCCGTCTCCCAGCAACCACCGCATCTCAACGGAGGCCCCGCCTACCCCCAGAACACAG taacAGACAGCCCgggccctcctcccccgccccccccggaGGACGTGGCCCTGTTTGAGGAGCCCTCgccgcccccccctccaccccccgtgGACTATGAGGAGGACGAGGCTCCTGTGTTGCACTACAACGACCCCTACGCCGAGGAAGACGAGGCGTCTGTGGTGAACTACAACGACCCCTACGCAGACACCCACCCCCAGTGGGCGCCCAAGACCTACGTAGAGAAGG TGGTGGCCATCTACGACTACTCCAAGGACAAGGAGGATGAGCTGTCCTTCATGGAGGGTGCCATCATCTACATCATCAAGAAGAATGATGACGGCTGGTACGAGGGCGTGTCCCACGGCGTGACGGGCCTCTTCCCCGGGAACTACGTCGAGTCCATCATGCACTACGCCGACTAG
- the LOC124472505 gene encoding abl interactor 1-like isoform X8, whose translation MAELQMLLEEEIPAGKRALVESYQNLSRVAEYCENNYVQAQDKRKALEETKAYTTQSLASVAYQINALANNVLQLLDIQASQLRRMESSINHISQTVDIHKEKVARREIGILTTNKNTSRTHKIIAPGNMERPVRYIRKPIDYTLLDDVGHGVKQGNSQAGRGAGTLSRTSPPTQKPPSPPLAGRGTLGRNTPYKTLEPVKPPVVPNDYMTSPARLGSQHSPARTASLNQRPRTHSGSSGGSGGRENSGGSNNVGVPLAVPTPSPPSLGAAVTAGVPQGPGLGPVPMSQFGTISRQVSRHNSTTSSASMVSATGTYRRAPSGSAHFSVSQQPPHLNGGPAYPQNTVTDSPGPPPPPPPEDVALFEEPSPPPPPPPVDYEEDEAPVLHYNDPYAEEDEASVVNYNDPYADTHPQWAPKTYVEKVVAIYDYSKDKEDELSFMEGAIIYIIKKNDDGWYEGVSHGVTGLFPGNYVESIMHYAD comes from the exons ATGGCAGAGCTACAAATGCTACTAGAGGAAGAAATTCCGGCCGGCAAACGAGCGCTCGTGGAAAGCTATCAAAATCTGTCGAGGGTCGCGGAGTACTGCGAAAACAACTATGTACAG gctcAGGACAAGAGGAAGGCCCTGGAGGAGACCAAGGCGTATACCACCCAGTCCCTGGCCAGCGTGGCCTACCAGATCAACGCCCTGGCCAACAACGTGCTGCAGCTGCTGGACATCCAGGCCTCGCAGCTCCGACGCATGGAGTCCTCCATCAACCACAtctcccag accGTGGACATCCACAAGGAGAAAGTTGCTAGGCGGGAGATTGGCATCCTGACCACCAACAAGAACacgtcacgcacacacaagatCATCGCCCCCGGCAACATGGAGCGTCCTGTGCGATACATCAGGAAGCCCATCGACTACACACTGCTGGACGACGTGGGGCACGGTGTCAAA cagggAAACAGCCAGGCAGGCCGGGGGGCAGGGACCCTGTCCAGAAccagcccccccacacagaagccccccagccccccgctGGCAGGACGGGGCACCCTGGg acGTAACACCCCCTACAAGACCCTGGAGCCGGTGAAGCCTCCTGTGGTTCCTAACGACTACATGACCAGCCCTGCTCGTCTGGGCAGCCAGCACAGCCCTGCCCGCACTGCCTCCCTCAACCAGagaccacgcacacacag tggcAGCAGTGGGGGTAGTGGCGGCAGGGAGAACAGCGGAGGCAGCAACAACGTGGGTGTTCCTCTGGCtgttcccaccccctcccctcccagcctggGAGCAG cagtGACGGCAGGTGTTCCCCAGGGTCCTGGTCTCGGTCCTGTCCCCATGTCCCAGTTCGGCACCATCTCCCGTCAAGTCTCCCGCCACAACTCCACCACAAGCTCCGCCTCCATGGTTAGCGCCACGGGAACCTACCGCCGGGCGCCCTCCGGCTCCGCCCACTTCTCCGTCTCCCAGCAACCACCGCATCTCAACGGAGGCCCCGCCTACCCCCAGAACACAG taacAGACAGCCCgggccctcctcccccgccccccccggaGGACGTGGCCCTGTTTGAGGAGCCCTCgccgcccccccctccaccccccgtgGACTATGAGGAGGACGAGGCTCCTGTGTTGCACTACAACGACCCCTACGCCGAGGAAGACGAGGCGTCTGTGGTGAACTACAACGACCCCTACGCAGACACCCACCCCCAGTGGGCGCCCAAGACCTACGTAGAGAAGG TGGTGGCCATCTACGACTACTCCAAGGACAAGGAGGATGAGCTGTCCTTCATGGAGGGTGCCATCATCTACATCATCAAGAAGAATGATGACGGCTGGTACGAGGGCGTGTCCCACGGCGTGACGGGCCTCTTCCCCGGGAACTACGTCGAGTCCATCATGCACTACGCCGACTAG